The following is a genomic window from Longimicrobiaceae bacterium.
CCGCAGGGCGCCACCCGCGAGGCGCGCCCATGAGCGCGGGGCTGCGGCTGCGCCGCTGGATTCGGGAGACCCCGCCCGCCGGGGTCCATTCCCTGATGACGCTCCGCGCGCTGGTGGCCGGCGCGGACGGGCGCAGCGCGGTGCGGTGGGAGGAGCTGGCGGAAGAGTACCAGCGGCTCTACGGGCCGGAGGACGCCACGCTCCCGGCCTCCGGGCTGGAGGCGCTCGCGGAGCAGGGGCTGATCGCGCGGCCCGCCGTGTTCGAGGAGGAGGCCGGGCCGGAGGGGCGCTGGCGCGAGGTGCGGCTGAGCCCCCAGGTGCACGGGGACCTGCTGGAAGCCCACATGGAGGGGGTGCTGCCGGAGCTGATCGCGGAGATGGACCAGGCCATCGCGCTGTACCAGGACGGCAGGAACGGAGGGCCGGCCGCGCCCGCCGAGGCGCCGCCGCCCTCCGCCGCGGCTCCCGTACGCGTGGCGGCGCCCTCGCCCGACGGCTCCGGCACCCTCCATGCACGGGGGCTGGTAAAGTCGTATCGCAAGCGGCGCGTGGTCAACCAGGTGGACGTGCAGGTCTCGCAGGGCGAGATCGTGGGCCTGCTGGGGCCCAACGGGGCGGGGAAGACCACCACCTTCTACATGATGGTGGGGCTGATCTCCCCGGACGCCGGCAGGGTGCACCTGGGGAAGGACGACATCA
Proteins encoded in this region:
- the lptB gene encoding LPS export ABC transporter ATP-binding protein; protein product: AGRHPRGAPMSAGLRLRRWIRETPPAGVHSLMTLRALVAGADGRSAVRWEELAEEYQRLYGPEDATLPASGLEALAEQGLIARPAVFEEEAGPEGRWREVRLSPQVHGDLLEAHMEGVLPELIAEMDQAIALYQDGRNGGPAAPAEAPPPSAAAPVRVAAPSPDGSGTLHARGLVKSYRKRRVVNQVDVQVSQGEIVGLLGPNGAGKTTTFYMMVGLISPDAGRVHLGKDDITRVPMYRRARRGIGYLAQEPSVFRRLTVEENILAVLQMMKLPRAEQRRRLEELLDELHIKHLRTTRAYALSGGERRRLEITRALVGRPQFMLLDEPFAGVDPIAVHDIQQIVSDLRRRGIGVLISDHNVEQTLDIVDRAYIMYDGRVRVAGTVSELVWNEEVAEIYLGPTLTARMRERYPIPETDDAE